From a region of the Methanolinea sp. genome:
- a CDS encoding DUF3344 domain-containing protein: MVAHRPPLLFSLMVISFLVFPSTAIYSFEGVPLGITAQGAVQGEIVQTWKMGIGAPPYTHDFTLESQPVFARVYTGVWGGTEQYTGWVQVEINGKKQERITLYGKDDMSEGVYVSGHGVYWLAAEATGLVRKGENTVTVTTSRGEPNNKLDGRVYGILVIALLETGEGTVIQYWIAEGNENLHGEGWAGTSPTRHDSCAVTFGRVAPGDIRSAELSAVLLASTRGQPDYITFNGMDLGVPAAPAADYLPGARDIGNERSLDGSGGQGVDSRYTDFETFEVTPLIRETNTVIFELGRDLDGDGMITTTGLLSEGEDYIHPVLAMLTIRRESGDYPADLSVDPITVTNAYEGERATISAIIRNTGLVPSGPAEVVYAVDDTPVETRQVAIGYRGIQEVQGTWMATPGDHTVSVSVTVAGDPDPSNNRASRSLKVGSLPDLSVSLGDLEPSGMTGSRDIPFPMTGACAEVLVLAWWLRRRQAPPNLLTCLILVSGIFALALVPAASGTASGISAVSVPVTIRNSGGSDAPTFILTLYLDGEKVTEHEVTDGVPAGGEVTVRVPVFALPGSHTLRVVADERGTIPDNNRLNNTAERVYAFP, encoded by the coding sequence ATGGTAGCCCACCGCCCTCCTCTCCTGTTCAGCCTCATGGTGATCTCCTTCCTGGTCTTCCCCTCCACCGCCATATACTCGTTTGAAGGTGTCCCGCTCGGGATCACGGCACAGGGGGCTGTCCAGGGGGAAATTGTTCAGACGTGGAAGATGGGAATCGGGGCTCCGCCATACACCCATGACTTCACGCTCGAGAGCCAGCCGGTATTCGCACGGGTCTACACCGGGGTCTGGGGCGGGACTGAACAGTACACCGGCTGGGTCCAGGTTGAGATCAACGGGAAAAAGCAGGAGCGCATCACGCTCTACGGCAAGGACGATATGTCCGAAGGAGTTTATGTCTCCGGCCACGGGGTGTACTGGCTTGCTGCCGAAGCAACCGGCCTGGTCAGGAAAGGGGAAAACACGGTGACGGTCACCACCTCCCGCGGTGAGCCAAACAACAAGCTCGATGGCAGGGTCTACGGTATCCTCGTCATAGCGCTGCTCGAGACCGGTGAGGGGACCGTTATCCAGTACTGGATTGCCGAGGGAAACGAGAACCTCCATGGAGAGGGATGGGCCGGGACCAGCCCGACCCGTCACGATTCATGCGCCGTGACCTTCGGCAGGGTGGCTCCCGGGGATATCCGCTCGGCTGAACTGTCCGCGGTCCTCCTCGCCTCCACCAGGGGCCAGCCGGACTATATCACCTTCAATGGCATGGATCTCGGAGTTCCGGCAGCTCCTGCGGCAGACTACCTGCCGGGCGCCCGCGATATCGGCAACGAGCGGTCGCTTGATGGCTCTGGCGGACAGGGTGTCGACAGCCGCTACACGGATTTCGAAACCTTCGAGGTCACGCCACTCATCAGGGAGACCAACACGGTCATCTTTGAGCTGGGGCGGGATCTCGACGGGGATGGGATGATCACGACCACCGGTCTTCTCTCCGAAGGCGAGGACTATATTCACCCGGTCCTTGCCATGCTCACCATAAGGCGGGAGAGCGGGGATTACCCGGCCGATCTTTCAGTTGACCCGATCACCGTCACGAATGCCTATGAGGGTGAGCGTGCGACCATCAGTGCCATCATCAGGAATACCGGGCTCGTTCCTTCCGGGCCGGCGGAAGTGGTCTATGCGGTTGATGACACACCGGTCGAAACCCGGCAGGTGGCGATCGGGTACCGGGGAATCCAGGAGGTGCAGGGAACCTGGATGGCGACACCCGGGGACCATACCGTATCAGTCTCAGTCACCGTCGCCGGGGATCCAGATCCCTCCAACAACCGGGCGTCCCGTTCCCTCAAGGTGGGAAGCCTCCCTGACCTCTCGGTCTCGCTGGGTGACCTCGAACCTTCCGGGATGACCGGCTCCCGGGATATCCCGTTCCCGATGACCGGCGCCTGCGCAGAAGTCCTCGTCCTGGCCTGGTGGCTGAGGCGCAGGCAGGCGCCCCCGAACCTACTCACCTGCCTCATCCTGGTGTCCGGGATCTTTGCCCTGGCCCTGGTCCCGGCCGCCTCGGGAACAGCCAGCGGGATCTCGGCAGTGTCGGTCCCGGTCACCATCAGGAACAGCGGCGGGAGTGATGCCCCAACGTTTATCCTCACCTTGTACCTGGACGGCGAGAAGGTGACAGAGCACGAGGTGACGGACGGCGTCCCGGCCGGAGGGGAGGTAACAGTGCGGGTTCCGGTCTTCGCCCTGCCCGGGAGTCACACCCTGCGGGTGGTAGCGGATGAACGGGGCACCATCCCGGATAACAACCGGTTAAATAACACTGCAGAGCGGGTCTATGCATTTCCCTGA
- a CDS encoding DUF3344 domain-containing protein — protein MHFPDVLLSGVVIAFVLLIPPGAATYAGDNTLRPAFLETVVGGYSFVLGNGTYSGILEPGSAYESTLLPEVPAGSSPLYHRIYVYWSWSKRGQAAIFPGIGVQSVPERPGSAPVFRDRFIDNKGFASQNDFYSGMDTYEFPAGTDLRVPFTIRILNTGSEGETFTIQGIGFLAVYTIPGGRERVIQVMEGADLLYSRYGITPEMATSRVEFPLPLAIDRVEDAELFLVAPSGGYSLTGVPEMNRLFFNRGDEGAVPLVLRPVVHILFPSFSGKTWTDIFTATELQQIGIDRREVKPFLRAGGNRAEVQDNGDYLQLTNAVLEVTYGGR, from the coding sequence ATGCATTTCCCTGATGTACTGCTGTCCGGGGTGGTCATCGCGTTCGTCCTCCTCATCCCTCCCGGTGCAGCCACATATGCCGGGGACAACACGCTGCGCCCGGCTTTCCTGGAAACGGTCGTTGGCGGGTACTCTTTCGTGCTCGGGAACGGCACCTACAGCGGCATACTGGAGCCCGGGTCAGCCTATGAATCAACCCTCCTGCCTGAGGTCCCGGCTGGATCGAGTCCCTTGTACCACCGCATCTATGTCTACTGGTCCTGGAGCAAGCGCGGGCAGGCGGCAATCTTTCCTGGGATCGGTGTGCAGTCAGTGCCAGAACGGCCAGGGTCTGCGCCCGTGTTCCGGGACCGTTTCATTGATAATAAGGGGTTTGCCAGCCAGAACGATTTCTATTCAGGAATGGACACCTACGAGTTTCCGGCCGGCACCGACCTCCGCGTTCCCTTCACCATCCGGATCCTGAATACCGGCAGCGAGGGGGAGACCTTCACCATCCAGGGTATCGGGTTCCTGGCCGTCTACACTATCCCGGGAGGCAGGGAGCGGGTTATCCAGGTCATGGAAGGGGCCGACCTCCTGTACAGCCGCTACGGTATCACCCCTGAAATGGCAACAAGCAGGGTTGAGTTCCCCCTCCCCCTTGCCATCGATCGCGTTGAGGACGCCGAGCTCTTCCTTGTTGCCCCTTCCGGAGGCTATTCTCTCACCGGAGTGCCGGAGATGAACCGGCTGTTTTTCAACAGGGGAGACGAGGGTGCTGTCCCGCTCGTGCTGCGGCCTGTTGTGCATATCCTGTTTCCCTCCTTCTCCGGGAAGACCTGGACTGACATCTTCACGGCCACGGAGCTGCAGCAGATCGGGATAGACCGGCGGGAAGTAAAACCGTTTCTCCGTGCAGGCGGGAACCGTGCAGAGGTACAGGACAACGGGGACTACCTCCAGCTAACCAATGCGGTCCTGGAGGTGACCTATGGCGGCAGATGA
- a CDS encoding ABC transporter ATP-binding protein, producing MAADDGAVSLRGVSKQYSATVSALREVTFSVENGEFVTIVGRSGSGKSTLLYIIGGLDYPTAGEVWVSGSPTNYRDHAALVRLRREKVGFVFQQFNLLPAMTAADNVAYPLLFHRRPRVERQARAQELLDLVGLADRAGHYPAELSGGEQQRVAIARALVASPPIVLADEPTGNLDSKTSRGIYSLLREVNQERNTTFLVVTHERDLAGFSDRSIELLDGKVVA from the coding sequence ATGGCGGCAGATGACGGTGCGGTCAGCCTGCGGGGGGTCTCAAAGCAGTACAGCGCTACGGTAAGCGCACTCCGGGAGGTCACGTTCTCGGTTGAGAATGGCGAGTTCGTGACCATTGTCGGGCGCAGCGGGAGCGGGAAGAGCACCCTCCTCTACATCATCGGAGGGCTCGACTACCCGACTGCCGGTGAGGTCTGGGTCTCGGGGTCGCCCACCAATTACCGCGACCATGCGGCACTGGTCAGGCTGCGCCGGGAGAAGGTCGGGTTCGTCTTCCAGCAGTTCAACCTCCTCCCGGCCATGACCGCGGCCGACAACGTCGCTTATCCCCTCCTGTTCCACCGCAGGCCCCGCGTAGAGCGGCAGGCCCGGGCACAGGAGCTGCTCGACCTGGTCGGCCTCGCCGACCGGGCAGGGCACTACCCGGCTGAACTCTCAGGCGGTGAGCAGCAGCGGGTGGCTATCGCGAGAGCGCTTGTGGCAAGCCCCCCGATCGTGCTCGCCGATGAGCCGACCGGGAACCTCGATTCAAAGACCAGCCGCGGGATCTACAGTCTCCTCCGTGAAGTGAACCAGGAACGGAACACCACGTTCCTGGTCGTGACCCACGAGCGGGATCTTGCCGGCTTCTCGGACCGGAGTATCGAGCTCCTGGACGGGAAGGTGGTGGCATGA